The genomic stretch TGCAGCACGCCGCCTTGGACGACGACGCCGGTGCTGAGCGCCGGGCCTTCCGTCCATTCGTTGACGGGAAGGGAGAGGATCTCCTTGTCCGTGTTCACGCGGAAGCTGCCATCGGACTTGACGTCCACCATCTGGCCTTCGGGGGTGACGGTGATTGTCTGCACCACACCGACCACGCACTTCTTCAGGCGGAAATCGAGTTCCGTGGCCTTGTTGGCATGAGCGGGGCTCCCAGGCCACACACGAACAGGAGGATCAAGAACGCCCACGGAATGGACGGGCGCGCACGCACTTGCTGCTTCACATATCCGTTCGTCCGTTGCATGGCGCGTCTCCCCGACGCCCGACTTCCTACTGCTGGCCAAGCAGGACCTTCAGCGCTTCCGGGTCCTTCTCCTCGAGCGCCACGAGCGCGTGACAGGTCGAGCAGTCCTGGCTGATCGTCACGCCAGCGTCGGTCCGGTGGGCCTCGTCGTGACAGCGGTAGCAACCGCCGTCATCCTGGTGCCCGATGTGATTCGGATAGGTGTTCCAGGTCACGTTCATCGCCGGAAAGATGTTGCGGCCATAGATGGCCTGCAACGCCGCCGCGGCACGCTGGATGTCGGCGCGCCGCGACGAGGCGATCTCGGGATAGTCGCGTTCGTAGAAGGCGAGCAAACCCGGTTCGAAACTGGACAGCCCTTCTTCCTTCGTCGCGTGCGCCACCTTCAGCAAGCGCAAGCCTTCGCGCTTGACGTAAGGCAGGTCGGGGCTGATCTGCTGGGTCTGTAGCGCTGCGTCCAGGGCGAATTCAGGGCGGTCGAACTCATGGGTGGGCCGGTTGTGGCAATCCATGCAGTCCATCCGCCGCATGGGCAACTGGGCGATCTCCTCGCGCTTCAGGCCTTCTTCCTTCCAGTACTCACGGACGTTGCCCTGCAGGTCTTCGACCCGGATCCAGTAAATCTTGGCGCGGTCCGGGGAGGCGCGGTAATCGATGTGGTTGGCCAGATTCATGTGCCAGTGGATGCCCGCCGCGAAGCCCGACTCCAGGCTACCGCCACCGACCTTGAGCACGAGCACTGTCTTGAGCTCGGTGTTCGCCTCGTCCTCCTGGAAACGCGAGTGGATCTTCATGCGGTCGCCGTGGAACTTCTCAGGCCAGTGGCATTGCTCGCAGGTCTCCCGCGCTGGGCGCAGATTGTCGATGGGCGCCGGCACGGGCTTGGGGTAGTTACCGAGAGCTACGGCCAGCACCTGGCGCGAGCCCGAAAGCTTGGACTTCACGAACCAGCTGGCCCCGGGACCGATGTGGCAATCGGTGCAGCTCACGCGGGCGTGCGGCGAGTTCTGGTACGCGGTGAACTCCGGTTCCATCACCGTGTGGCACACCTGGCCGCAGAAAGCGGTGGAGTCCATGTAGTGCACGCCATGGTAGGTGCTGAGCGCCAGGACGATGACGCTGACCACCGCGACGACCGCGAAAGCGCCGAGACGCTCGCGGTGGGTCGGATTGGCGAGATCGAGCTGCCAAGGGACGGGCCGGCCGTGGCTCAGGGCGCGGCGCACCCGCCAGCGCGACACGATGAGCAGAACGAGGCCGGTGAGAAAACCAGCGGGGAGCGCCATGTAGGTGACGATGCCGAAATAGGGCGACAGAGCGCCGCTGGTCAGCTGTACACCCAGGAGGGCGAGGAATGCCACCGCGCAGACGCCCAGGAGCAGGACGCCCACCAATCCCAGGAGATCTCCCGAGGCCCGGATGACGAAGTTGACCGCGCGTTTCAGCATCGTGCTCTCCTTCCCTTCCTACCAAGTGCCAGGAGCGTGCCGCCCAGCTCCTCGCAGCCCTTCCGTTTTCGATCGCCAACCCGTTGCGGGATCATGACATACGTCGCAGGGAAAGGACACCCCCGAAGCCTGGAGGGAAGTGTGTCCGAAGGAATCAGAGTGGACGGCGCCGTTGAGAATGGACACAGTGAGAAGAGTCCTACCCTCTTTGGAGTTGGCGGGCGCCTCTGCTTCGCGAGGGAGAGAAAGCACCGTGCCGCTGAGCAAGCGCGTCAGGGTCGTCAGATTGCCGGGTTGACCTCTTCCGCCGTCGGTCCCTAACCTGGGCGGGAGCAGCACACAGAAGAATTCGCGGCGAAGGAGAACCGATGATGCAAGTCGTCGTCAACACACCGACTGGAAACATCGGTCGCCTGGTGACCGAGAAGTTGCTCCAAGCTGGATGCGAGCCCACTCTCCTCGCCCGTCACCCGGAGAAGGTGCGAGATTTCGCAGCCCGGGGCGCCACCGTCCTGGAGGGCCACCTGGAAGACGAGGCCTTCGTCGCCCGGGCCACGCGCGGCGCCGAGTTGTTGTTCTGGCTCACACCACCGCACCCCACTGCGCCCAGCGTGCGCGCCTTCCAGAACCATCTCGGACGCATCGCCGCCGCCGCAGTGCGCGAACATCGCATCCCTCGCGTGGTGCACCTCTCGAGCTATGGCGCCCACTTGGAGAGCAAGACGGGTCCGATCCTCGGCTTGCGCGAGACCGAGAAGATGCTCGACGATGCGGCCCACAATGTCCTGCACCTGCGGCCGGGGATGTTCATGGAGAACCACCTCGGCAGCATCGAAAGCATGCAGCAGGTGCGCAAGATCTTCTTGCCCGCGGCTGGTGGAACCCGCTTCCCCGCCGTCGCCACCCGGGATGTCGCCGCCGTCGCTGCTGAGCGCATCCTCAACACCTCCTGGACGGGCCACCAGGTGCTGGAGATCTTCGGCCCGGCGCCGGTCTCGTTCGACGAAGCGGCGCGCACCATTTCCGACGCCCTCGGACAACCGATAACCCACGTGCAAGTGAGCCGGGAGCAGGCTACTCAGGTTCTGACCGGCAAGGGCATGTCGGGGGACTTCGTGAACGGTTTCCTGGAGTTGCTCGAGTCGCTGGAAAGCGGTCACCTAGCGCCGGACCCCAGGGCGCCGAAGCGCACCATGCCGACCTCCTTCGCCGACTTCGCCCGTGACGTCATCGCCCCGCTCGTTCGGAGCGGAGCACCGCACTAGCCTGGGGTCCCCTCCGACCTCCTCCGCTATCCCCCGCGGTGCGGCGCCGGCACGGAGGTCACTGCCTGGACCGCCCCGAACCAGGGCGGAAAGCGCAATCTTTCACGCCACCCCAAGGCCCCAGGTGTAACCTTTCCATTGCTCGTGTGTCTCCAGAAGCAGACAGGTCGATGCAATTGGTCGGGGCGGAGGCGATGGACCAGGAAGCCGAGCCGCGCGTGACCCAGGATGGCGAAGCCCTGACCCGGCATCGGCCGGCGCTCTTGTCCTGGTTCCGACGTCGCTTGCGAGACGCTCATGCAGCGGAAGATCTCTGCCAGGAAACCCTCGTCCGCTTCCTCACGCGGGCTCCCGAGCTGGCCGATGAGTCGAAGACACGGCCCTACCTGTTCCGCACGGCGCGGAACCTCTTGGCGGATCACTTCCGGCGCCGCCGGCCCCAGGTGGACCTCGAGTCTCTCGAGACGGAGCCCGGTCGGCCTGCAGTCGAACCGGGGCTGCACCCCCCGGAGGCCCGAGCTTACCGGCACGAACTGGAGGAGCGGCTACGCGCGCTGCTCCCGATGCTGCCGGCGGATCGTCGCCAGGCTTTCGAGCTTGGCGTGTTGTTCGAACTGCCGTACGCGGAGGTCGCGAGGCGGCAGGGTTGGACTGTGGCGAAGGTGAAGGTGGAAGTGTACCGGGCGCGCAAGACGTTGATCGAGGGGCTGCAGCCGTTCCTTCCGGACCCCGGCGCCCCCGAGAGGTCGACGACATCGCCTCGGCAGCTACCGCCTTCGCGGAGGCAGTCGCAATGAATCCCTGTGTGCAGTACGAGATGATCATTTCCGCCCTTCTGGATGGCGAGGCGTCGCGCGACGAGATGCTGGAGCTCCTCGCCCACCTTCCCGGCTGCGCCTCCTGCCAGCAGTTCTATGGCGCCTGCCGGGCGCTGCAGGAAGCCGCCGCCGGCTCGAGGGTGAGCGGATCCGGTGAGCGCGTCGTGGCTCTCAGACCGCAGCGCCCGCGCTTCCCCGTCGTCTTGTCCCTGGCGGCGGGGATCGTACTGGCGCTCGGTTTCGCCCTCGGGCGGTTCGGGCGTCCCGAAGGCGGCGCGACCCGCACCGGCGGTGAGGGCACCGCGGTCGCCACCGCACCCATGACGGAGGAGAGCTTCGTGGCCTACGCCCGCGCCTTGCTGAAGGCGGAGCCCCGCTTCCAGATCGCGATGCGCGAGATCTTGGCGAACGCCCAGGCCGAGAACACCGAGGGCTCCCACGAGGGCGAGCTGACGAGCGAGGAAGGATGGAGCGCGGAGGATTGGACCGGCCAACCGGGAGCGCAGACGTTGGACTTCGTCTCTCCCGTGGCGTCCTTCGCGGTGCTCCCCCAGTGAACCGAGTGCGAAGGGAGACGATCGTGCACGGCGACAGGAAATGGATTCTAGCGTGCGCCGGCCCACTGGCGCTGCTCGCCGGCGGTGTCCTGGGAGCCTGGGCCCCGGCCGACGGCGCCTCGAGCAACGCCGGGTTCCTCTATGGCGAAGTCACCACGCGCTCCGGGAAGGAATATCGTGGTTTCCTGCGCTGGGGCACCGAGGAGAGCTTCTGGGACGATCTCTTCCATTCCTCCAAGGCGGAACTCCCGTACCTGGACGATCTGCCCGAGGGCGAGCGCGAACGCAGCCGCCGGCGCTCCATTCGCATCTTCGGTCACGAGATCAGCAACGAGGAGGGTCGCGGTAGCCGCATTTTCGTCTGCCGCTTCGGGGACATCGCCGAGATCGAAGTCCTGCATGACGAGCGCGCCGTGGTGCATCTGAAGAGCAAGGCCGCCATCGAAGTCCACGGCTATTCCAACGACGTGAGTGGGCCGGTCCAAGTGGACGATGCGGAAGCCGGCAAGATCACCGTCGAGTGGGACCGGATCGAGCGGATCCGTTTCAGCGCCCCACCCGCAGCCGCCGACCCCGACGTCACCCGACTGTACGGCAGCGTGGAGACCCGTGCGGGCGTTTTCGAAGGCTTCGTGCAGTGGGACAAGCAGGAGTGCACCAGCGCCGACATCCTGAACGGTGAATCCGAGGACGGCAAGATGGAGATCCCCATGGGCCGCATCCGCAGCATCGAGCGCCAGTCGCGGCGGAGCAGCCGCGTGGAGCTCAGCGACGGCCGGGTCCTGCGCCTGGAGGGAACGAACGACGTCAACGACGAGAACCGCGGCATCATGGTGGAGGACCGCCGTTTCGGCCGCGTCACCATTCCCTGGGAAGTCTTCGACAAGGTCACCTTCTCGACTGCCAAGGGCAGCGGCCGGGGCTATGGCGAATACCCGGCGCTGGG from Candidatus Krumholzibacteriia bacterium encodes the following:
- a CDS encoding NapC/NirT family cytochrome c, whose amino-acid sequence is MLKRAVNFVIRASGDLLGLVGVLLLGVCAVAFLALLGVQLTSGALSPYFGIVTYMALPAGFLTGLVLLIVSRWRVRRALSHGRPVPWQLDLANPTHRERLGAFAVVAVVSVIVLALSTYHGVHYMDSTAFCGQVCHTVMEPEFTAYQNSPHARVSCTDCHIGPGASWFVKSKLSGSRQVLAVALGNYPKPVPAPIDNLRPARETCEQCHWPEKFHGDRMKIHSRFQEDEANTELKTVLVLKVGGGSLESGFAAGIHWHMNLANHIDYRASPDRAKIYWIRVEDLQGNVREYWKEEGLKREEIAQLPMRRMDCMDCHNRPTHEFDRPEFALDAALQTQQISPDLPYVKREGLRLLKVAHATKEEGLSSFEPGLLAFYERDYPEIASSRRADIQRAAAALQAIYGRNIFPAMNVTWNTYPNHIGHQDDGGCYRCHDEAHRTDAGVTISQDCSTCHALVALEEKDPEALKVLLGQQ
- a CDS encoding NAD(P)H-binding protein translates to MMQVVVNTPTGNIGRLVTEKLLQAGCEPTLLARHPEKVRDFAARGATVLEGHLEDEAFVARATRGAELLFWLTPPHPTAPSVRAFQNHLGRIAAAAVREHRIPRVVHLSSYGAHLESKTGPILGLRETEKMLDDAAHNVLHLRPGMFMENHLGSIESMQQVRKIFLPAAGGTRFPAVATRDVAAVAAERILNTSWTGHQVLEIFGPAPVSFDEAARTISDALGQPITHVQVSREQATQVLTGKGMSGDFVNGFLELLESLESGHLAPDPRAPKRTMPTSFADFARDVIAPLVRSGAPH
- a CDS encoding RNA polymerase sigma factor encodes the protein MQLVGAEAMDQEAEPRVTQDGEALTRHRPALLSWFRRRLRDAHAAEDLCQETLVRFLTRAPELADESKTRPYLFRTARNLLADHFRRRRPQVDLESLETEPGRPAVEPGLHPPEARAYRHELEERLRALLPMLPADRRQAFELGVLFELPYAEVARRQGWTVAKVKVEVYRARKTLIEGLQPFLPDPGAPERSTTSPRQLPPSRRQSQ
- a CDS encoding zf-HC2 domain-containing protein; the encoded protein is MNPCVQYEMIISALLDGEASRDEMLELLAHLPGCASCQQFYGACRALQEAAAGSRVSGSGERVVALRPQRPRFPVVLSLAAGIVLALGFALGRFGRPEGGATRTGGEGTAVATAPMTEESFVAYARALLKAEPRFQIAMREILANAQAENTEGSHEGELTSEEGWSAEDWTGQPGAQTLDFVSPVASFAVLPQ